The proteins below come from a single Sorghum bicolor cultivar BTx623 chromosome 4, Sorghum_bicolor_NCBIv3, whole genome shotgun sequence genomic window:
- the LOC8085534 gene encoding histone deacetylase 2 — MASTSGDTSAAEALRRGRILSSRLYLDGVPSSKAPVVYSPAYDIEFNGIEKQHPFDSAKWGRVRNFLVDAGLLQNDRIIEPLEASEDDLLVVHSESYLNSLKSSAKVARIVEVPAVALLPNLLVQQKLLYPFRKQVGGSILSAKLALERGCAINIGGGFHHCSAEEGGGFCAYADISLCIHFAFVRLNISRVMIIDLDAHQGNGHEKDFGSDERVYTLDMYNSGIYPFDHVAKKYIDQKIELHSGTKTEDYLEILDKALKVAESRFQPQLILYNAGTDILDGDPLGSLKVSPDGVITRDEKVFRFAKDQSIPLLMLTSGGYMKSSARVIADSIINLSNKNLIDIDTHCIEIE; from the exons ATGGCGTCGACGTCGGGGGATACATCGGCAGCGGAGGCTCTCCGCCGCGGTCGCATCCTCTCCAGCCGCCTCTACCTCGACGGCGTCCCCAGCTCCAAG GCACCCGTGGTCTACTCGCCGGCGTATGACATCGAGTTCAACGGGATCGAGAAACA GCACCCGTTTGATTCGGCGAAATGGGGTCGCGTCCGCAACTTCCTTGTGGACGCAGGGCTCCTCCAGAACGATCGGATCATCGAGCCGCTGGAAGCCTCCGAGGATGATCTGCTAGTG GTGCACTCAGAGTCGTACTTGAACAGCCTTAAGAGCAGCGCGAAGGTTGCCCGCATTGTAGAG GTTCCAGCAGTGGCACTACTACCTAACTTGCTTGTTCAGCAAAAACTCCTTTATCCATTTCGGAAGCAG GTGGGTGGCTCCATTTTATCAGCAAAACTTGCACTAGAAAGAGGATGTGCTATCAACATTGGCGGAGGCTTCCACCACTGTTCGGCAGAGGAAGGGGGTGGCTTTTGTGCATATGCTGATATTTCTCTGTGCATCCATTTTGCTTTTGTTCGTTTAAATATCTCAAG AGTAATGATCATTGATCTAGATGCTCACCAAGGAAATGGCCATGAAAAAGATTTTGGGAGTGATG AGAGAGTTTACACCTTGGACATGTACAACTCTGGAATATATCCTTTT GATCATGTGGCTAAGAAGTACATTGATCAAAAGATCGAGTTACAT AGTGGGACAAAAACAGAAGATTATTTGGAGATCCTTGATAAGGCTCTCAAG GTAGCTGAAAGTAGATTTCAGCCCCAGTTGATTCTGTACAATGCTGGAACTGATATCCTAGATGGCGATCCTTTAGGCAGCCTAAAG GTTAGTCCAGACGGTGTGATTACTAGAGATGAAAAGGTTTTCAGGTTTGCAAAGGATCAGAGTATTCCTCTCCTCATGCTGACATCAG GAGGCTATATGAAGTCAAGTGCTCGGGTCATAGCAGATTCAATTATCAACCTCTCGAACAAAAACTTGATAGATATTGATACACACTGTATAGAAATTGAATAA